Genomic window (Streptomyces liliiviolaceus):
GTGGCGGCCATGTCAGGCGCTCCTTCTTGTGTATCCAGAGGGTGTGGCGGAACTGCCGTCCGGAACGTTCCGGACGGTGTGCCTAGGGGAGGGTAACGACCGTCGCGGCGTACACGAGACCCGCCCCGAAGCCGATGACGAGCGCGGTGTCGCCGCTCTTCGCCTCGCCGGTCGCCAGGAGCCGCTCCATAGCGAGCGGGATCGAGGCGGCCGAGGTGTTACCGGTGGTGCGCACGTCACGCGCGACCGTGACGTGTTCCGGCAGCTTGAGAGTCTTCACCATCGAGTCGATGATCCGCTCGTTGGCCTGGTGGGGAATGAAGACGTCCAAGTCTTCCGCAGTGAGTCCGGCGGCTTCCAGCGCCTCCTTGGCGACCTTGGCCATCTCGAACACGGCCCAGCGGAACACCGCCTGGCCTTCCTGCGTGATCGCGGGGAACTTGACCTCGCCCTTGGAGTCCAGGGGGAGCTGGGACACGTCCCCGCTCCTGAACTGGTCCCACGGCACGGTCTGCTTGATGGTGTTGGACTTGTCGCCCTCGGAACCCCAGACCGTGGGGCCGATGTGCGGCTCCTCGGAGGGGCCCACGACGACCGCGCCCGCGCCGTCACCGAACAGGAAGGCCGTCGCGCGGTCCTCCAGGTCGGTCAGGTCGGACAGCCGCTCGACGCCGATGACCAGCACGTACTCCGCGGAGCCGTCCACGATCATGCCCTTGGCGAGCGTCAGTCCGTAGCCGAAGCCGGCGCAGCCCGCCGAGATGTCGAAGGCCGCGGCCTTCGCCGTGCCGAGCTTGTCGGCGATCTCGGTGGCGACGGCCGGGGTCTGGCTGAAGTGGGAGACGGTCGAGACGACGACGGCACCGATCTGCTCGGCGTTGATCCCGGCGTCGGCGATCGCCTTGCCGGACGCCTCGATCGACATCGCGGCGACGGTCTCCTCGGGGCCCGCCCAGTGCCGGGTCTCGATGCCGGAGCGCGAACGGATCCATTCGTCGGACGAGTCGATGCGTTCGAGGATCACCTCGTTCGGGACGACACGAACCGGACGGTAGCCGCCCACACCGAGGATCCGAGCGAACGGGGCGCCCTTGCGGGCCTTGATCTTCGACATGCTCAGTGGGCTCCTTACGCGCTCAGGCCGAGGCGTGCTCGGCGATGAGCTCGCGAGCCGCTTCGAGGTCGTCGGGTGTCTTCAGCGCCAGCGTCTTCACGCCGGGCAGCGCGCGCTTGGCGAGACCGGTCAGGGTGCCGCCGGGGCACACCTCGACCAATGCGGTCACGCCGAGTTCCTTGAAGGTCTCCATGCACAGGTCCCAGCGGACCGGGTTGGCGACCTGACCGACCAGCCGGGAGACGACCTCGGCACCCGTGGCGACGGCCTGGCCGTCCTTGTTCGAGACGTACGTGAGTGTCGGGTCGGCCGGCGACAGCTCCGCCGCGGCCTGCGCGAGGACGTCGACCGCCGGGGCCATGTGACGGGTGTGGAACGCGCCCGCGACCTTGAGGGCCACCACCCGGCGTACGCCCTCGGGCTTGTCCGCCTCCAGGGCGGCCAGCTCCTCCAGCGTGCCGGCGGCCACGATCTGGCCCGCGCCGTTCACGTTCGCCGGGGTCAGGCCCAGCTTCTCCAGGTGCGGGATCGTCACTTCGGGGTCGCCGCCGAGCAGCGCCGACATACCGGTCCGTGTGACGGTGGCGGCCTCGGCCATCGCCAGACCACGCTTGCGCACGAGCTTCAGGGCGGCCGCGTCGTCGAGGACACCCGCGAGGACGGCGGCCGTGATCTCGCCGACGCTGTGCCCGGCGACGGCGCCGGGCGCCGTGGCACCGAGTGCCGAGGCGGACAGGAGACCCGCGGCGACCAGCAGCGGCTGGGCGACGGAGGTGTCCCGGATGGCGTCCGCGTCGGCCTTCGTGCCGAAGTGGGCAAGGTCGAGCCCGATGGCGTCCGACCACGCGGCGACGCGGTCGGCGGCGCCGGGGAGGTCGAGCCAAGGAGTCAGGAAGCCGGGCGTCTGGGCGCCCTGGCCGGGAGCGACGAGTACGAGCACTCTCACACTCTCTCTTGTGAACGGGCACGGCCGCCCGTGGGGACAGGGACGAAGAACAGGAGGGGGAATTGTAGGTCCCCGACAAAAGCCTAGAGCTGGGGATCTCCATCGGCCAGACGTCCCAGGATCAGCGCGATCCGTAGCGTGAACGCCGAACGTACGTCGGAAGGCGACCAGCCGGTGACGTCAGTCACACGTCGAAGCCGGTAGCGCACGGTGTTGGGGTGCACGAAGAGCATCCGGGCCGCGCCTTCGAGACTGCTCGCCTGTTCGAGATAGACGCTCAGCGTCTCCAGGAGCGCCGAGCCGGCCTCCTCAAGCGGTCTGTAGATCTCCTCCACCAACTGGTCGCGCGCCGCCGGGTCACCGGCGATCGAGCGCTCCGGCAGGAGATCGTCCGCCAGTACCGGCCTGGGGGCGTCCTGCCAGGCGAAACACGCCTTGAGCCCGGCTGCCGCGGCCTGCGCGGACCGGGTCGCGGCCAGCAGGTCGGGGACCACGGGACCGGCCACCACGGCCCCCGCGGCATACGGTCCGATCAGCGATTTCGCGACGGCCAGCGGATTGTCGCTGCCGCCCGCGATGACGACCAGCCGGTCACCGAGGACACCGGTGAGCACCTGGAGCTTGGCGTGCCGGGCGGCCCGCCGGATGGCCTCGACGGTCAGCTCGCTGTCGCCGTCGGGTGCCGTGCCCAGCACCACGCACACATGCTCGGGCGAGTTCCAGCCGAGGGCCGCGGCACGGGACACCGCTCCCTCGTCGGCCTCCCCGGACAGGACCGCGTTCACGACGAGCGACTCCAGGCGGGCGTCCCAGGCACCGCGTGCCTCGGCGGCCTGCGCGTACACCTGGGCGGTGGCGAAGGCGATCTCCCGGGCGTACACGAGCAGCGCCTCACGGAGCACGTTCTCGTCGCCGGGGGCCGCGACCTCGTCGATCGCGGACTCCATCACCTCGATCGTCGTCCGCACCATCTCCACGGTCTGACGCAGGGTGATCGCCCTGGTCAGCTCGCGCGGCGCGGTGCCGAAGACGTCCGTGGAGATCGCCTGGGGTGCGTCCGGATGCCGGAACCACTCGGTGAACGCGGCGATACCGGCCTGTGCGACGAGGCCGATCCACGACCGGTTCTCCGGTGGCATGGCCCGGTACCAGGACAGCGTCTCGTCCATGCGTGCGATGGCCTGGGCGGCGAGACTGCCGGACGACTTCTCCAGCCGCTTCAGGGTCGCGGTGTGCGCGTGGGCGGCGCGCGCGGCGCGCTCGGTGTTGCTGGATTCGGGTTCGGGCACGGAACAAGACTGCCTTATCCGGACGGCAGGATGCGGCGGAGGGTCGCAGGTGGCACGCCCGGCGGGTCTACCGTGGGTCGCGTGATGGACGTACGGCGCGCCGGTGAGCGCTACCGCGGAGGCGACCCGGCGGCCGGGATCGAGTCCCTGCACGCCTTCTCCTTCGGCCCGCACTACGACCCGGACAACCTCCGCTTCGGCGCGGTCATCGCCTGCAACGAGGAACGCCTCGCGCCCGGCGCCGGTTTCGACGAGCACCCGCACAGCCACACCGAGATCGTCACGTGGGTCGTCGAGGGCGAGCTGACCCACCGGGACTCCACGGGCCACGAGTCGCTCGTACGCCCCGGGGACGTCCAGCGCCTCAGCGCGGCGGGCGGGGTCCGCCACGTCGAACGCAACGACGGCGCGGTGCCCCTGCGCTTCGTCCAGATGTGGCTGGCCCCCCTGGAGCCGGGCGGCGACCCCGCGTACGAGATCGTCCACGGCATCGCGGACTCCACGCCGTACGCGCTCCCGGAGGCGGGGGCGATGCTCCATGTACGCCGCCTCGCCGCAGGACAGCGGACCGCCGTCCCCGACGCACGTTTCCTGTACGCGCATGTCGTACGCGGTGAGGTGCTGCTGGGCGGTGAGGTGCTGGGTCCCGGGGACGCGGCCCGGGTCGGGGACGCGAAGGACCTGGAGGCGGTGGCGCGCGGGGCGGCGGAGCTGCTGCTGTGGGAGATGGCGGCCCGCTGACGGCCGGACGTCACCGTACGGGCGGCATCACCGGGCGGGCCGCATCAGCGTGTGGGCAGCCGGCCCATCGCCGACCGGCTCTCGTCGTCCGCGGGGCGGTAGATCACCACCCGCTGGTCCAGATCCTGGATCGGTGTGAGCACTTCGAAGTCGACCGCGATCTCGCCGGCCTCGGGATGCCGCATGACCTTGCGTCCGCGGCCCTTGACCTTGACGTCCCGCTCGGCCCACGCGCGGGCGAACCGCTCATCGTGCGTGCTGAACTCGGCGATGAGGTCGTTCAGGACCCGGTCCCCGGGATACGCGGCCCACGCGGCGCGCAGATGGGCCGCCCCCTCCCGTACGACGCGTTCGCGGTCGACGTACAGCTCGCGGGTCCGGGGATGCATCAGGCACATCCACATCGAATTGCGCCGCGCCGGCGGCAGGGTGGCGAAGTCCACCAGCAGCCCCGCCATCTCGCGGTTCCAGGCGACGATGTCGTAGCGGTGGTTCAGCACCATGGCCGGCAGGGGCGACAGGTCCTCGACCAGCCGGGCGAGGGTCGGCGCCGCGCTGGTGGCGGGCCGTTCGGCGGTGTCGGGGCGGCGCTGCCGGGCCAGGTCGAAGAGGTAGGCGCGTTCGTCGGCGCTCAGGCGCAGCGCCCGGGACAGCGCCGCCAGCACGTCCGCCGAGGGCCGCAGCCCGCGTCCCTGCTCCAGCCGTACGACGTAGTCGACGCTGACCCCGGCCAGTTCGGCGACCTCCTCGCGGCGCAGGCCCGGGGTGCGCCGGGAGCGCCGGCGCGAAGGCAGCCCGAGATCGTCCGGGTCCAGCCGTTCACGCCGGGTCCGCAGGAACGCGGCCAGTTCCTGTGTCGCGTCCACGTCCACGGTGCGGGTCGTCATGTCCGACCCAACCACCAGGGTGGGACCGGTGTTCCCAGGAAGGCCCTTCCCTTACCCCCGGCCCGGGGCGCTCGCAGACTCGCTGGCGACGACGGATCACGAGCGAGCACAGGAGAACGACACCATGTCACTCACCCTCGACACCTACCGGCTGCTGGGCCGTTCCGGGCTGCGGGTCTCACCGCTGGCCCTGGGCGCGGCGACCTTCGGCACCGAGTGGGGCTGGGGCGCGGAGCGGGACGAGGCGCGCAAGCTGTTCGACCTCTACGTGGAGCGCGGCGGCAACTTCATCGACACCGCCAACACGTACACCGAGGGCAGCTCCGAGCGGCTGCTCGGCGAGTTCACCCGCGACCGCGCCAACCGCGAGAGCCTGGTGCTGGCGACGAAGTACACGACGCTGCGGCGCCCCGGCGACCCCAACTCCGGCGGCGGCCACCGCAAGAGCCTGTTCGCGTCGGTGGAGGCCAGTCTGCGCCGGCTGAACACGGACTACCTCGATCTGCTCTACCTGCACGTGTGGGACTTCACGACCCCGGTCGAGGAGATCCTGCGCGGCATGGACGACCTGGTCAGGCAGGGCAAGGTCCTGTACGTGGCGATCTCCAACGCCCCGGCCTGGCAGGTGTCGCGCATGCAGGCGATCGCCGACCTGCGCGGCTGGTCGCCCCTGGTCGCCCTGCAGATCGAGTACAGCCTGATCGAGCGCACCGGCGAACGCGACCTCATCCCCATGGCACGCGAGATGGGTCTCGGCGTGATCCCGTACTCGCCGCTGGCGGGCGGGCTGCTCACCGGGAAGTACAGCCGCGACGACCTGACCGCGGCGGACACCGCGTCCGGCGGCAGCACCCGCAAGAGCTTCAACGCCGCCCTGGGCACGGTCACCGAACGCAACCTTGCCATCGCCGACGTGGTGAAGGAGGTCGCCGCGGAGCAGGGCCGCACACCCGCCCAGGTCGGTCTGGCCTGGACCCTGCGGAACCCGGGCGTGACCGCGCCGGTCGTCGGCGCCCGCACCCCCGCGCAGCTGGAGGGCAATCTGGGCGCCCTGGAGGTCGACTTCACCGCCGCCCAGCTGGCCCGCCTCGACGAGGCGAGCCGGATCGGCCTCGGCTTCCCGCACGACATGCTCGCCGGCGAGCACATCCGCCGGGTGACCGCGGGCGACCTGCGGATCGAGAGCCGCCGCTGACACCGGTGGCAGATGTCCAGGAGGTTTCGGGCCACGCCGGCCGGTCGGGGTGCCCGTCGCCGTGAGGCCGTCGGCGCTCGCCCCCGAGGTGGGCCCGGCCGTCGTCGGTCCCTACTCCGTTGCCGCGTAACGGAGTTGATCCAGTCCTCTCTCCGGTTCGGCGGGTCGCCCAGGGCGCCCGCCGACCGTCGTTTCCCCTCGACGGCGCCCTTTATCGACGCAGGAGCCGTTGTTACGCCCATGCGTCCCGTGTAAACGTCTTGTTCCCGATGTCCGTGAAGTCTTCCGGCTGAAAATGATCGGCCGTACGTTCGCTTCATCAGATGGTCTGACCATCACACCTACCGGTCGGGGAGGAATGGCGTTGGACAAGTCGATCAAGTCGATCAAGTCGGTCACGTTCGACGCGTTCGTGCGGCAGTCGACGAGTGTGAGCAGCGAGATCGTCGCCCACATCGAAACGCTCATCAGCAGCGGTTCCCTGGCACCCGGCACCAAGCTGCCCGCCGAGCGTGAACTGGCGCAGGTGCTCAAGGTCTCGCGGGCCTCTCTGCGCGAGGCCATGCACGAACTGGAGGCCAAACGGGTCGTCGAACGCAGGCCGGGCCGCGGCACCATCGTGCTGGAGGCACCCGCCCACGTACGCACCGTGTACGAGGAGATGCCCGAGTCCGAGCGGACGCTGCGCGATGTGGCGGAGCTGCGCGAGACGATCGAGCCCAAGTTCGCCCAACTCGCCGCGGAACGCGCCACCAAGGCCGGCCTGTACGCGCTGGAACGCGTACTGGAGACCACCGCCCGCGACGACCTCACCCAGGAGGAGTCCCTGAAGGCGGACATCACCTTCCACATGCTGCTCGCCCAGGCGTCGCAGAACCCGCTGATGGTGGCCCTCAACTCGCTCGCCAACAGCTGGACGGAGTCGGTACGCGCCTTCTCCCACGGCACCGACGAGGCCAGGCGCTCCTCGCACCTCGGCCATCAGCTCATCTTCACCGCAGTACGGAGCGGCAACGGCGCCGCGGCCCGGGACGCGATGCTGGCGCACCTCGCGGACGTCACGCATCTCACGAAGAACAACCTGCCTTCGTTCTGACGTTCTGATCCGGCCCGGCAGATCCACCCACCGGCCCCTCCCCGAAAGAGCACCCCATGCACCTCCAGACCTTCCTCCGGCATGCCCGGCCGTCCCGCACCGCCGTCGCCGTCTCGGCCACCGCGCTCGCCCTGGTCGCCGTGTCGGCCTGCGGCTCCGACTCCTCCTCGACCTCCGCGGCGGCCGGGTCCGGCGACACCACCGACTTCAAGGTCGTCCTGCCCTGGTACGCCGACGCCGAGGGCGGCGGCTTCTTCGCGGCGAAGGCCGAGGGCCTGTACGAGGACCAAAAGCTCGACGTCACCCTGCAGTCCGGCGGCCCCCAGGTCTCGGCCACCCAGCTCGTCGCCGCCGGCCGCGCGCAGGTCGGATTCGCCGACGCCGCCGGGATCGTCCAGGCCCAGCAGCAGGGCATCCCGATCGTCGCGATCGGCGCCCTCTACCAGGACAACCCGGTCGGCGTGATGACGCACAAGGACAGCGGCATCACGTCCTTCGACGACATGGACGGCAAGACCTGGGTGACGCAGACCGGCCAGCTAGGCCCGGCGTGGGTCAAGAAGAAGACCGGCATCGACTTCTCCACGCAGGTCTACCAGGGCTCCATCGCCAACTTCCTCAAGAAGGACAGCCTCGTCCAGCAGGGCTGGCCCACCAACGAGGCGTACCAGGCGCAGAAGGCCGGGGTGGAGGTCGACTTCATCCCGTTCTCCGACTCCGGCTACAACCCGTACAACGACGTCTTCTTCACCTCCGAGTCCTACCTCAAGAGCCACCGCGAGGAACTGACCGCCTTCCTCGCGGCGAGCATGCAGGGCTGGCAGGACTACATGGGTGACGTGAGCGTCGCCAAGACCGCCAACGCCGCCATCCTCAAGGCCAACGACCAGCAGACCAGCGGAAGCGTCTGGTACGCGTGGGACAAGCAGCGCAAGTACGTCGTCGCGGGTGACGGCAAGAAGCAGCTCGGCACGATGACCGCCGACCGCTGGAACACCCTCATCGACCAGATGAAGCAGCTCGGCCAGCTCAAGGGCACCCCGAAGGCCGCCGACCTGTACGACTCCTCACTGCTCCCGAAGGTCGCCGCGCCGTCCGCCCTCCCCGCCGCGCCCGACGGCTCCTACTGACTGGTCCCACCGACCGGAAGGAGCGACACCCATGAGTACAGCCACCGTGCACGACCCCGCCGCGGACCTCGGCCCGCTGGTCGACTTCGACGGCGCGGACAAGGTCTACAACAGCGGCTTCCGCGCCCTGGCCCCCATCGACCTGCGGCTGCCCCGGTCCGAGATCACCGCCCTCGTCGGCCCCTCCGGCTGCGGCAAGTCGACTTTGCTGCGCATGGCGGCCGGCCTGACCGCCCCGACCAGCGGCACCATGAACCGCCGCACCGACCGCATGTCGTACGTCTTCCAGGACCCGACGCTGCTGGCCTGGCGCTCGATCCGGGCCAACGTCGAACTCGTCGCCAGACTCCAGGGCGTACCCCGTGCCGAACGCCGCGAACGCGCGCAGAAGGCGATCGACCTGGTCGGTCTCCAGGGGTTCGAGAAGTCCTACCCGCGCGAGCTGTCCGGCGGCATGAAGATGCGCGCCTCGCTCGCCCGGTCGCTCACCAGCGACCCCGAACTGCTGCTGATGGACGAGCCGTTCGCCGCGCTGGACGAGTTCAACCGGGAGAAGATGGGCGCCGAACTGCTCCACCTGTGGCGCACCCGCCAGGTCACCGTCATGTTCGTCACCCACTCCATCCCCGAGGCGGTCCGCCTCGGCCACCAGGTGGCCGTGATGGGCACCGGACCGGGGCGCGTCATCGAGGTGTTCCGCTCCCCGAGCCCGCCCACCACGGACCCCGCCGCCCCGCGCGACGACGCCGCGCTGCGGGAACTGCGTACCGAGATCTCGACCATGCTGGGAGGCGCGGGGATATGACCGTGCTCGACACCGCGCGGACCTCCGCCGAGGACGCGCAGCCCGCCAAGTCCCCGCGCGCCGGGCGGCCCGTGGCCCTGCGGACCGTACTGCCGCCGCTGGGCGCGCTGGTGGTGATGATCGCCCTGTGGCAGCTCGTGATCGTCGCGTTCGACATCCCCGGTTACATGCTGCCCTCGCCCATGACGATGGTGGACACCGTCCTGCACGAGGCCGACTCCATCCTCACCCCGACCTGGGTGACCCTGCGCGAGTCGGTGCTGGGCTTCGTGCTCGCGGGGGTGGTCGGCGTGAGCAGCGCGCTGGTGATGGGGCGCTGGCGGCTGATGGAACGCAGCCTGTACCCCTATCTGATCCTGCTGCAAACCATCCCGATCGTGGCGATCGCGCCGCTGTTCGTGGTCTGGCTCGGCCCCGGTATGGCCACCAACACCATGGTGGCCGCGATGATCGCGCTGTTCCCGGTGGCCGCCAACACCCTCCAGGGACTGAAGTCCGTCGACCGCAACCTGGTCCAGCTCTACTCGATGGCCGGCGCCCCCGCCCGCGTCCAACTGCTCTTCCTGCGGCTGCCGGGCGCACTGCCGGAGATCCTGACCGGCCTGCGGGTCGCCGCCGGTGCCTCCGTGATCGGCGCGATCGTCGGCGAGTTCGTGGCCGGTGTCGGCGGCGGCGCGGGCGGCCTGGGATACGTCATCACCGAGAGCGCGGTGCAGCTGCGTACGCCTCAGCTGTTCCTCGCGGTGTTCGGCGCGAGCGTCGTGTCGCTGCTGCTGTTCGCGGTCGTCGTGGGCGCCGAGAGGCTCCTGCTCGGCAAGTGGCACGAGTCGGCGCTGCCGACCGACGAATAGGCCGCCGGCCGCACGACAAGCCGCCCGCCGAAGCCCGCTGGATCCCGGCGCGGCCCGCTGAAGCCCGCCGAAGAAGAACGACAGGAAATCACCATGAACGACGACAGCACCCGCATGTGGGCCGACCTCACCACCGAGGACGTCGCGGGCCTCGCCAAGGACCGCACCGTGGTGGTCCAGCCGATCGGCGCGGTGGAACAGCACGGCGCCCATCTGCCGCTGATCACCGACGCGTTGACCGCCGAGACCATCGCCCGCACCGCCGTGCGCCGGCTCGGCCCCGACAGCGGCACCTGGGTCCTGCCGACCCTGCACTACGGCAAGTCCACCGAGCACCTGGGCCGCGCCGGAACCATCGCCATGTCCACGAACACCCTGCTGTCGGTCTGCCTGGACCTGGGGGAGTCGCTCGCCGCCGGCGGAGTGCGCAAGCTCGTCTTCGTCAACGGCCACGGCGGCCAGCCGAGCCTCCTGGACGTGGTGTCACGCGACATCCGGCACCGCTTCGGCCTGGAGGTCTTCTCCATCATGCCGTCACGGTTCGCCCTCCCGGACACCGTGGAGGACCCCGACCCCTTCGGCATCCACGGCGGCTTCCTGGAGACCTCCCTGGTGATGGCGATCGCACCGGAACTCGTCAAGCAGGACAAGGCGGTCGCGGACGGACTGACGGTCGGCGCGTTCTACCGCGCGCAGAAGCACCTCACCCTGGAGGGCGTGGTCCCCACCGCCTGGCTGATCGACGACGTGTCGGCCTCCGGTGTCGTCGGCGACCCGACCGGGGCGAACGCCGACACCGGCAGACTGCTCCTGGAGCACTGGAGCGGCCTGCTCGCGGAGGCACTCACCGAGGTACGGGACTTCGCGTTCCCCGCGCTCGGCGGGACGACCGCCGCATGACGGCCGAACTCACTGTCGTCAACGCCCTGTTGCTCACCATGGCCGACGGGCAGGACCCCTTCACCGGATGGTTCACGGTCGGCGGCGACGGCCGCATCACCGGCATCGGCCCCGGCGAACCCCCGGCCCTCGAAGGGACCGTGCTCGACGCGTCCGGGAAGATCGTCGCCCCCGGGTTCGTCTCCGCCCACAGCCATCTGCACACCTCGGGACTGCGCGGACTCGCGGCGGGGGAGACGCTCTACCCCTGGGTGCGCGCCAACAACGACATCCTGCTCGGCGCCGGACCCGAGGACATGTACTGGTTCGCCCTGCACGGCTGCCTGGACTTCCTCGGCAACGGCATCACCTCGGCGTACAACTTCGCCCAGAACCGGGTGCTGTGGATGTACGACCGGACCACCCACCGCGATGTGCCGGGGGCCGTCCACCCCGAGGAGTTCCTGACCCGCCAGTTCGACGCCGCGGCCCGCTCCGGGCTGCGCGTGATGACCGCGATCCGCCTGGACGACCAGGAGTTCGGCCCCGACGGCGCCCGCGCCAACTTCGCCGGGATGGCCGACGAGGCACGCGGACGCATCCCGCGGGACGCCTTCCTCGGCGTCTCCGTCTACGGCGCCGTGCAGTGGTCGGACTCACCGGACACGGCGGCCCTGGAAGCCGAGACCATGCGGCGCCACGGCGTGGTGAACCAGGCGCACTTCGTGGAGACGGCCGAGAACATCGAGGCCCAGCAGGCCAAGTTCGACTGGTACGCGAAGGCCGGGGCGCTGGGACCGGACATGCTGTTCGGGCACTTCGTCCACCCCACCGACGACATGATCGACGCGGTGGCGGCCAGCGGCAGCGCCGTCGTGTGGCAGCCGGCCTCCAACGGGCGGCTGGGCTCCGGATTCGCCGACATCGCCCGCTACCGCGAGCGCGGCATCCGCGTCGGCATGGGCCTGGACGACCAGTCCTGCACGGACGTCTCCGACCCCTTCCAGAACATGCGGATCGGCCTGTACGCGCTGCGCGCCGCGCACTCCCGGGCGTCGGTCATGATGCCGCGCGAGGTACTGCGCCTGCACACGCTCGGCTCGGCCGAGGTGCTCGGCGCCGACGACCGGATCGGCAGCCTCGAACCGGGCAAGTTCGCCGACTTCCTGGTCGTCGACCCGGCCGACCCGGACACCGGTCCGGTCTGGGACG
Coding sequences:
- a CDS encoding amidohydrolase family protein → MTAELTVVNALLLTMADGQDPFTGWFTVGGDGRITGIGPGEPPALEGTVLDASGKIVAPGFVSAHSHLHTSGLRGLAAGETLYPWVRANNDILLGAGPEDMYWFALHGCLDFLGNGITSAYNFAQNRVLWMYDRTTHRDVPGAVHPEEFLTRQFDAAARSGLRVMTAIRLDDQEFGPDGARANFAGMADEARGRIPRDAFLGVSVYGAVQWSDSPDTAALEAETMRRHGVVNQAHFVETAENIEAQQAKFDWYAKAGALGPDMLFGHFVHPTDDMIDAVAASGSAVVWQPASNGRLGSGFADIARYRERGIRVGMGLDDQSCTDVSDPFQNMRIGLYALRAAHSRASVMMPREVLRLHTLGSAEVLGADDRIGSLEPGKFADFLVVDPADPDTGPVWDAYAGYVLACGPRNLKEVYVGGRRVVADGRPEHPLAADATAETHTRMARAAHDRGLPAPVLTAAHPRGALNPMNHAEER
- a CDS encoding creatininase family protein, translated to MNDDSTRMWADLTTEDVAGLAKDRTVVVQPIGAVEQHGAHLPLITDALTAETIARTAVRRLGPDSGTWVLPTLHYGKSTEHLGRAGTIAMSTNTLLSVCLDLGESLAAGGVRKLVFVNGHGGQPSLLDVVSRDIRHRFGLEVFSIMPSRFALPDTVEDPDPFGIHGGFLETSLVMAIAPELVKQDKAVADGLTVGAFYRAQKHLTLEGVVPTAWLIDDVSASGVVGDPTGANADTGRLLLEHWSGLLAEALTEVRDFAFPALGGTTAA